A single window of Archangium gephyra DNA harbors:
- a CDS encoding MFS transporter, whose translation MPETFTGERIPRGSGILLDMHTGEGDTQGLAGDRGEAALPASGARALPWWKEPGREQWRTFLAAWVGWVLDAFDFTIYLLVMPEMAKEFGVGVTVLAGSITLTLLVRLVGGVAAGAVADRWGRKLPLMISILWLALCDGAVALAPSITWVLVLRTLFGFGMGAEWTSGATLAMENWPERSRGIASGILHGGWAVGYLLAAVVSGFVVPLWGWRALFVIAAVPALLVLPIRYGVPEKFDREKALAERRAQASRGLMDPVLLTRLAWGSLVMACNFGGYYGLTSLYPVLLKTELGMSVQGVSVLVTIVNVGMLLGTAMCGAIASRLGVAKAVAIAAFGMLPFLPLYVGMVPGWMWLGAFAGGFFGAAPPGIAPLLLTSLFPASIRGKCVGLVFHVGAFVAAFIPTGMAALVEHAGFTHAQVIMTVGGVCLVAMALALALRPRATLDEPHSEAPSPMHG comes from the coding sequence GTGCCGGAGACGTTCACCGGCGAGCGCATCCCCCGGGGCTCCGGTATCCTCCTGGACATGCACACCGGTGAGGGGGACACCCAGGGACTCGCGGGCGACCGCGGCGAGGCGGCACTTCCAGCGTCAGGGGCGCGAGCACTGCCGTGGTGGAAGGAGCCCGGAAGGGAGCAGTGGCGGACGTTCCTGGCGGCCTGGGTGGGCTGGGTGCTGGATGCCTTCGACTTCACCATCTACCTGCTGGTGATGCCGGAGATGGCGAAGGAGTTCGGCGTCGGGGTGACGGTGCTGGCGGGCTCCATCACGCTCACGCTGCTGGTGCGGCTGGTGGGCGGAGTGGCCGCGGGAGCGGTGGCGGACCGGTGGGGCCGCAAGCTGCCGCTGATGATCTCCATCCTCTGGCTGGCGCTGTGCGACGGCGCGGTGGCGCTGGCCCCCTCCATCACCTGGGTGCTGGTGCTGCGCACCCTCTTCGGCTTCGGCATGGGCGCCGAGTGGACGAGCGGCGCCACCCTGGCCATGGAGAACTGGCCCGAGCGCAGCCGCGGCATCGCCTCGGGCATCCTCCACGGGGGCTGGGCCGTGGGCTACCTGCTGGCCGCGGTGGTCTCCGGTTTCGTGGTGCCGCTGTGGGGCTGGCGGGCGCTCTTCGTCATCGCCGCGGTGCCGGCGCTGCTGGTGCTGCCCATCCGCTACGGCGTGCCGGAGAAATTCGATCGCGAGAAGGCGCTCGCGGAGCGGCGGGCCCAGGCCTCGCGGGGACTCATGGATCCGGTGCTGCTGACGCGGCTCGCGTGGGGCTCGCTGGTGATGGCGTGCAACTTCGGGGGCTACTACGGACTCACCAGCCTGTACCCGGTGCTGCTGAAGACGGAGCTGGGGATGAGCGTCCAGGGCGTGTCGGTGCTGGTGACGATCGTCAACGTGGGCATGCTGCTGGGGACGGCCATGTGCGGGGCCATCGCCTCACGGCTGGGCGTGGCGAAGGCGGTGGCCATCGCCGCGTTCGGCATGCTGCCCTTCCTGCCGCTCTACGTGGGCATGGTGCCCGGATGGATGTGGCTGGGTGCCTTCGCGGGGGGCTTCTTCGGCGCGGCCCCTCCGGGCATCGCCCCGCTGCTGCTCACCTCGCTCTTCCCGGCGAGCATCCGCGGCAAGTGCGTGGGACTCGTCTTCCACGTGGGCGCCTTCGTGGCGGCCTTCATCCCCACCGGCATGGCGGCGCTCGTCGAGCACGCCGGCTTCACCCATGCCCAGGTCATCATGACGGTGGGCGGCGTGTGCCTGGTGGCCATGGCCCTGGCGCTCGCGCTGCGCCCCAGGGCCACGCTGGACGAGCCCCACTCCGAGGCCCCCTCGCCCATGCACGGGTGA
- a CDS encoding DUF4184 family protein yields MPLTLPAHAAAILPLCRFRGLPPAALVVGASVPDLAYLFGLGSRSSHPPEGLLRFSLPVGLLLWVWLEVLVLPVLHRTLPAVGGVQWGRFLLTRGLPRGARAWALAILAVGLGAATHAIWDSFTHRYRWPSSELYPDNPLTLGPWELPLATWLQHGSSVVGSLVVLGFLARRYPHLPEAPGGRWRDFLPVLLPTVAFGAVLLGLRLAHSPPSGPLDLQLKWLLWHVLDGALAGLTLGCVLARRRAAPAPG; encoded by the coding sequence ATGCCTCTCACCCTGCCCGCCCACGCCGCCGCGATCCTGCCCTTGTGCCGGTTCCGAGGGCTGCCACCGGCCGCGCTCGTGGTGGGGGCCAGCGTGCCCGATCTGGCGTACCTGTTCGGACTGGGCTCGCGCAGCTCCCACCCCCCCGAGGGACTGCTGCGCTTCAGCCTGCCCGTGGGCCTGCTCCTCTGGGTCTGGCTGGAGGTGCTGGTGCTCCCGGTGCTGCACCGCACGCTGCCCGCCGTGGGCGGTGTCCAGTGGGGCCGATTCCTCCTCACCCGGGGACTCCCTCGTGGCGCGCGGGCGTGGGCCCTGGCGATCCTCGCGGTGGGGCTCGGAGCGGCCACCCACGCGATCTGGGACAGCTTCACCCACCGCTACCGCTGGCCCTCGAGCGAGCTCTACCCCGACAACCCACTCACGCTGGGCCCCTGGGAGCTGCCGCTCGCCACGTGGCTCCAGCACGGCTCCTCGGTGGTGGGCTCGCTGGTGGTGCTGGGATTCCTGGCGCGCCGCTACCCCCACCTGCCCGAAGCCCCGGGTGGCCGCTGGCGCGACTTCCTCCCGGTGCTGCTGCCCACCGTCGCCTTCGGAGCGGTGCTGCTCGGACTGAGGCTGGCGCACTCCCCGCCGTCAGGACCGCTCGACCTGCAGCTGAAGTGGTTGCTGTGGCACGTGCTCGACGGAGCCCTCGCCGGGCTCACCCTGGGCTGCGTCCTGGCCCGACGCCGGGCCGCGCCAGCCCCTGGGTAG
- a CDS encoding myxosortase-dependent phytase-like phosphatase, with the protein MRFRTLLSVAVLLAGLPTLAQQNIQVPPTLETAQVTGSGTVVQGAALWVHPTDPANSLLLVADNQIGLLVYRTTGALLFSQSSDGVAAGVDVQENVQVTGISQSLVMVANPSLQALVAYLIDPTTLGLRGAGLSPITTGGFVPNSVALYVSPTTGRFFAFAGSATGVVAQYELTGQVGDGGVDVTPVRTFDVGDSVVGLAVDDAQRTLYVVEQGSGIWQYGAEPDAGDARTQVDGITGGGLDSPLGGVALYTASGVRGYLLAVSGGASTVRIYERQPSAHTFRGSFTVAQDGGIDAVDRPRHVVVTNRSLTGFPLGMVAVHDSTNTTGGNENFKLVPWQAIATGFATPLVVDTGSPTTPTDGGTPDAGTTDGGGGGTRPELPPPDGQGPVPPGYNDNGPNCYCSSVSVPGSVLLVLAGVLLLSRRRPRG; encoded by the coding sequence GTGCGTTTCCGCACACTTCTCAGCGTGGCCGTCCTACTCGCTGGCCTGCCCACGCTGGCTCAGCAGAACATCCAGGTGCCGCCCACGCTGGAGACGGCGCAGGTGACCGGCTCGGGGACCGTGGTGCAGGGCGCGGCCTTGTGGGTGCACCCCACGGACCCGGCCAACAGTCTGCTCCTCGTCGCGGACAACCAGATCGGGCTGCTGGTCTACCGGACCACCGGTGCCCTGCTGTTCTCCCAGTCTTCCGACGGCGTGGCCGCGGGCGTGGACGTGCAGGAGAACGTCCAGGTGACGGGCATCTCCCAGTCCCTGGTGATGGTGGCCAACCCGAGCCTCCAGGCGCTCGTGGCCTACCTCATCGATCCCACGACGCTCGGGCTGCGTGGCGCGGGGCTGTCGCCCATCACCACCGGGGGCTTCGTGCCCAACAGCGTGGCCCTGTACGTGAGCCCCACCACCGGGCGCTTCTTCGCCTTCGCCGGGAGTGCCACGGGGGTTGTCGCGCAGTACGAGCTCACCGGGCAGGTGGGAGACGGTGGCGTCGATGTCACTCCGGTGCGCACCTTCGACGTGGGGGACTCCGTGGTGGGTCTGGCCGTCGACGACGCCCAGCGCACGCTCTACGTCGTCGAGCAGGGAAGCGGTATCTGGCAGTACGGCGCCGAGCCCGACGCCGGGGATGCCCGGACCCAGGTGGATGGGATCACCGGAGGCGGGCTCGACTCGCCCCTGGGCGGGGTGGCCCTCTACACGGCGTCCGGCGTCCGGGGCTACCTGCTGGCGGTGAGTGGGGGCGCGAGCACGGTGCGCATCTACGAGCGGCAGCCCTCGGCCCATACGTTCCGAGGCAGCTTCACCGTGGCCCAGGACGGAGGAATCGACGCGGTGGATCGTCCGCGCCACGTGGTGGTGACCAACCGCTCCCTGACGGGCTTCCCGCTGGGGATGGTGGCCGTGCACGACAGCACCAACACCACGGGAGGCAACGAGAACTTCAAGCTCGTCCCGTGGCAGGCCATCGCCACCGGCTTCGCGACGCCACTGGTGGTGGACACGGGGAGCCCCACCACGCCCACGGATGGAGGCACGCCGGACGCCGGGACAACGGATGGTGGGGGAGGGGGAACGCGCCCCGAGCTTCCGCCGCCGGATGGGCAGGGCCCGGTGCCGCCGGGCTACAACGACAATGGGCCCAATTGCTACTGCTCCTCGGTGTCCGTGCCGGGCTCGGTGCTGCTCGTGCTGGCGGGCGTGCTGCTGCTCTCGCGCCGGCGCCCCAGGGGCTGA
- a CDS encoding CPBP family intramembrane glutamic endopeptidase, protein MSNDAQLLQNAPSRRRALSEAALVLVTVFVPGSLALLDLAPRLAVLCLLAVWGLALLRPWVDWRAGQRLRAVGAVLLFGLALGASTASGWLGGEGVVPPPRLGVRHTSVSVAGDGQATRKMVELTRVVPGAPADGRLEVGDRILAMEGQPLSASDPEEEFQERIRTAGGGASTEMRFTVERKGETREVTVPVGPAPNASPFKKPGSMLWLCLRALGVCLLVGLLLWRDGQGPAQLGLVREGLGRELLISVPVLVGAYAANIAVSIPIALIGIFLKLTDKEMVARKEVATGLVEMGLSVPVFAAAMVLVAGFEELAFRGFLVPRLKVLLGNWPAAVVLSAVLFGLGHFYEGTLAVAQTAVLGAYFGFVFVFVRRFRLPSVMLAHAAFNTINFTLMIWLQRSGLLEKLAGQRPPAP, encoded by the coding sequence GTGTCCAACGACGCTCAGCTGCTCCAGAACGCTCCTTCACGCCGGCGGGCGCTGTCCGAGGCGGCGCTCGTCCTCGTCACCGTGTTCGTTCCGGGGAGCCTCGCCCTGCTCGATCTGGCGCCGCGCCTCGCGGTCCTCTGCCTCCTGGCCGTCTGGGGGCTCGCGCTCCTGCGCCCCTGGGTGGATTGGCGGGCGGGTCAGAGGCTCCGGGCCGTGGGCGCTGTTCTTCTCTTCGGGTTGGCGCTCGGGGCTTCCACGGCGAGTGGCTGGCTCGGAGGAGAGGGGGTGGTGCCGCCCCCCCGGCTCGGAGTGCGGCACACGAGTGTCTCCGTGGCAGGGGACGGGCAGGCCACGCGGAAGATGGTGGAGCTCACCCGTGTGGTGCCGGGCGCGCCAGCGGACGGACGCCTGGAGGTGGGGGACCGGATCCTCGCGATGGAGGGTCAGCCGCTGTCCGCCTCGGACCCCGAGGAGGAGTTCCAGGAGCGCATCCGGACGGCGGGGGGCGGGGCCAGTACCGAGATGCGCTTCACCGTCGAGCGCAAGGGCGAGACGCGCGAGGTGACGGTCCCCGTCGGACCCGCGCCGAATGCCAGTCCCTTCAAGAAGCCCGGCTCGATGCTGTGGCTGTGTCTGCGCGCGCTCGGCGTGTGCCTCCTCGTGGGGCTGCTGCTCTGGAGGGATGGGCAGGGGCCGGCACAGCTCGGACTCGTTCGCGAGGGGCTGGGGCGGGAGCTCCTCATCTCCGTCCCCGTCCTCGTCGGCGCGTATGCCGCCAACATCGCCGTCTCCATCCCGATCGCGCTGATTGGCATCTTCTTGAAGCTCACCGACAAGGAGATGGTCGCGCGCAAGGAGGTGGCCACCGGGCTCGTGGAGATGGGGCTCAGCGTGCCTGTGTTTGCCGCGGCGATGGTGCTCGTGGCGGGTTTCGAGGAGCTCGCCTTCCGTGGCTTCCTCGTGCCGAGGTTGAAGGTGCTCCTGGGGAACTGGCCCGCCGCGGTGGTGCTCTCGGCCGTGCTTTTCGGGCTGGGGCACTTCTACGAAGGGACGCTCGCTGTCGCGCAGACCGCCGTGCTCGGGGCCTACTTCGGATTTGTTTTCGTCTTCGTCCGCCGCTTCCGCCTTCCCTCCGTGATGCTGGCGCATGCGGCGTTCAATACGATCAACTTCACGTTGATGATCTGGCTCCAGAGATCAGGGTTGCTCGAGAAGCTCGCCGGACAGCGGCCTCCGGCTCCCTGA
- a CDS encoding bifunctional metallophosphatase/5'-nucleotidase — protein MYPSRLLFSLVALVAAGCASAPRPAEPSSQPSPPSSQALQAPAEPMRLTLVGTNDFHGWLMPQKTSLAGGLEVEQGGAAVFAGYVARLRADNPGGVLLLDAGDLFQGTLASNLTEGAAVIDVYNQLGYTAAALGNHEFDYGPVGPRAVPGPGEDAVGALTARIRQARFPLLTVNVRDAASGQSPAWLGNDGTLLVTAKGVKVGIVGLTTPSTPRIANPTHMASLRFEPMVPTTLEAAKRLRAQGAEVVVGLAHAGGRCADLSNPRDTSSCDRKDAEIVELVEALPAGTLDAVFAGHTHQAMGHFFKDVPVVSTSGLGRSFGVVELFVDPVSRKVVPASTRIQAAIPVCGKVEATSGSCDPRKLKDVGASAQLVPATFLGGPVEPDKAVAALVAPALARVEEEQRRSLGVTVSAPLGRNYEAESALGDVLTDALREMEKADVALLNSGGLRANVKAGALTYGDLYEVLPFDNTVSIVTVNRDELRRLLTAAYGSGSGVFQQSGLKVKLSRCPGPERLRDVSLADGKPLESGRLYRVVMPDFLARGAAGLGAVLSQLPAERIDLGVGRELILRDALATWWKGRGTAISAPATGRISFVDEGTPCPAKDAAGARTERP, from the coding sequence ATGTATCCCTCCCGACTCCTCTTCTCGCTGGTGGCCCTCGTGGCCGCGGGTTGCGCCAGCGCTCCGCGTCCCGCGGAGCCGTCCTCCCAGCCGTCCCCTCCTTCTTCCCAGGCTCTCCAGGCCCCCGCCGAGCCCATGCGGCTCACCCTGGTGGGCACCAATGACTTCCACGGCTGGTTGATGCCCCAGAAGACCTCGCTGGCCGGTGGGCTCGAGGTGGAGCAGGGGGGGGCGGCCGTCTTCGCCGGCTACGTGGCCCGGCTGCGCGCGGACAACCCGGGAGGGGTGCTGCTGCTCGACGCGGGAGACCTCTTCCAGGGCACGCTCGCCTCCAACCTCACCGAGGGCGCCGCCGTCATCGACGTCTACAACCAGCTGGGCTACACGGCCGCGGCGCTCGGCAACCACGAGTTCGACTACGGGCCGGTGGGTCCCCGCGCGGTGCCCGGGCCAGGCGAGGATGCCGTCGGAGCGCTCACCGCGCGCATCCGCCAGGCGCGCTTCCCGCTGCTCACCGTCAACGTGCGCGACGCCGCTTCCGGCCAGTCGCCCGCGTGGCTCGGCAATGACGGTACGCTGCTGGTGACGGCCAAGGGCGTGAAGGTGGGCATCGTGGGCCTCACCACCCCGTCCACCCCGCGCATCGCCAACCCCACCCACATGGCCTCGCTGCGCTTCGAGCCCATGGTGCCCACCACGCTGGAGGCCGCGAAGCGTCTGCGCGCCCAGGGCGCCGAGGTGGTGGTGGGCCTCGCCCACGCCGGTGGCAGGTGCGCGGACCTCTCCAACCCGCGCGACACCTCGAGCTGTGATCGCAAGGACGCGGAGATCGTGGAGCTCGTCGAGGCGCTGCCCGCGGGCACCCTGGACGCCGTCTTCGCCGGCCACACGCACCAGGCCATGGGCCACTTCTTCAAGGACGTGCCCGTCGTCTCCACCTCGGGCCTGGGCCGCTCCTTCGGCGTGGTGGAGCTCTTCGTGGACCCGGTGAGCCGCAAGGTGGTGCCCGCGAGCACCCGCATCCAGGCCGCCATTCCGGTGTGCGGCAAGGTGGAGGCCACGAGTGGCAGCTGTGATCCGCGCAAGCTGAAGGACGTGGGGGCCTCGGCGCAGCTCGTGCCCGCCACGTTCCTCGGGGGGCCGGTGGAGCCGGACAAGGCGGTGGCGGCGCTGGTGGCTCCCGCGCTCGCCCGCGTGGAGGAGGAGCAGCGCCGGTCCCTCGGCGTCACCGTCTCCGCGCCCCTGGGCCGCAACTACGAGGCCGAGAGCGCGCTCGGCGACGTGCTCACGGATGCGCTGCGGGAGATGGAGAAGGCGGACGTCGCGCTGCTCAACTCCGGCGGCCTGCGCGCCAACGTGAAGGCCGGTGCCCTCACCTATGGCGACCTCTATGAGGTGTTGCCCTTCGACAACACGGTGTCCATCGTCACCGTCAACCGGGACGAGCTGCGGCGCCTGCTGACGGCCGCCTATGGCTCGGGCTCCGGCGTCTTCCAGCAGTCCGGGCTGAAGGTGAAGCTCTCCCGCTGCCCCGGCCCCGAGCGCCTGCGCGACGTCTCCCTGGCGGATGGCAAGCCGCTCGAGTCCGGCCGCCTCTACCGGGTGGTCATGCCGGACTTCCTGGCGCGTGGTGCCGCAGGGCTGGGCGCCGTCCTGTCGCAGCTGCCCGCCGAGCGCATCGACCTGGGCGTCGGCCGCGAGCTGATCCTCCGGGACGCGCTCGCCACCTGGTGGAAGGGCCGGGGCACGGCCATCTCCGCGCCTGCTACAGGCCGCATCAGCTTCGTGGACGAGGGCACGCCGTGCCCCGCCAAGGACGCGGCCGGAGCCCGCACCGAGCGGCCCTGA
- a CDS encoding Hsp70 family protein → MHIVGIDLGTTHCAVASVDPAQGPTAPVEDFPVPQLVRQGEVSPRPLLPSCVYVPAGHELAAGSLRLPWGDSGSQVVGELARWQGARVPGRVVTSAKSWLCHPGVDRSAPILPWGAPADVAKLSPVEASALLLQHMAHAWNHAHPEAPLAQQEVVITVPASFDEAARALTVSAARKAGLEKFTLLEEPQAAFYDYTARHRKDLAQSLEGVRLVLVVDVGGGTTDFTLVHAGVSPEGPMLRRLAVGEHLMLGGDNMDAALAKRVEEKLFPDGNRRLSATQWTQAIQAARTAKEALLGNNPPERYGVSLVSEGSRLLGGSLSTELTREEAEGLVMDGFFPRSGAQERPRRVSRMALQELGLPYAQDAAITRHLAAFLAQHAAAGFAALGETAPAEGALPRPDAILLNGGVFNSPQLAARLVEAVSAWWPGTPRIRLLKHESLELAVARGAAYYGLVRRGHGLKIGGGAARAYYVALQRPADSSEQPVLCLIPRGFEEGNQVDIGERSFTLTLGRPVQFTLYSTTSDRIDKPGDVVPLTEELKPLPPIHTVLKGAAGKTAEVPVHLQAGLTEIGTLELFAVSNVADERWRLEFELRGTSGERELTVTESMPARFAEAKENAERVYGNKPLPIGPKDVKQLSRTLEKVLGPRETWRVPVLRELWSTLYAGASKRRRTADHERVFYSLTGYTLRPGFGYPLDHWRAEQTFTLFEPLVQHHIEKSVWIEFWVMWRRIAGGLSEAQQRKLYEYLKPHLARKVPLDAPQPQGKLKGIQPEGLDEMVRTAASLEHLEPGDKAELGGWVAARLKAENKSGGPWAWALGRLGARVPLYGSSHKVVDVEVAEAWLSLLLELDLKRIDGAPFAAAQLARLTGDRMRDINPELRAKTAQALRAAKAADTWVQMVTEVVALEAADEARALGDTLPAGLRL, encoded by the coding sequence ATGCACATCGTCGGCATCGACCTCGGAACCACGCACTGCGCCGTTGCCTCGGTGGACCCCGCCCAGGGGCCCACCGCTCCCGTGGAGGACTTCCCCGTCCCCCAACTGGTGCGCCAGGGCGAGGTGAGCCCGCGGCCCCTGCTGCCCTCGTGTGTCTACGTGCCCGCCGGCCATGAGCTCGCCGCCGGCTCGCTCCGCCTGCCCTGGGGCGACAGCGGCTCGCAGGTGGTGGGCGAGCTCGCCCGCTGGCAGGGAGCGCGAGTGCCGGGCCGGGTGGTGACGTCCGCGAAAAGCTGGCTGTGCCACCCGGGCGTGGACCGCTCCGCTCCCATCCTCCCGTGGGGCGCTCCGGCGGACGTGGCGAAGCTGTCCCCGGTGGAGGCCAGTGCCCTGCTCCTCCAGCACATGGCCCACGCGTGGAATCACGCCCACCCCGAGGCCCCACTGGCCCAGCAGGAGGTGGTCATCACCGTGCCCGCCTCCTTCGACGAGGCGGCCCGCGCCCTCACGGTGAGCGCCGCGCGCAAGGCGGGCCTGGAGAAGTTCACCCTCCTGGAGGAGCCGCAGGCGGCCTTCTACGACTACACCGCGCGCCACCGGAAGGACCTGGCGCAGTCGCTGGAGGGCGTGCGGCTGGTGCTGGTGGTGGACGTGGGCGGCGGCACCACGGACTTCACCCTGGTGCACGCGGGCGTGTCCCCCGAAGGCCCCATGCTGCGGCGGCTCGCGGTGGGCGAGCACCTCATGCTCGGCGGCGACAACATGGACGCCGCGCTCGCCAAGCGCGTGGAGGAGAAGCTCTTCCCGGACGGCAACCGGCGCCTGTCCGCCACCCAGTGGACCCAGGCCATCCAGGCGGCGCGCACCGCCAAGGAGGCCCTGCTCGGCAACAACCCGCCCGAGCGCTATGGCGTGTCGCTCGTCTCCGAGGGCAGCCGGCTGCTGGGCGGCTCGTTGTCCACGGAGCTCACGCGCGAGGAGGCGGAGGGGCTCGTCATGGACGGCTTCTTCCCGCGCTCGGGTGCGCAGGAGCGGCCCCGGCGCGTGTCGCGCATGGCGCTGCAGGAGTTGGGGCTCCCGTATGCGCAGGACGCGGCCATCACCCGGCACCTGGCGGCCTTCCTCGCGCAGCACGCGGCGGCGGGCTTCGCGGCGCTGGGAGAGACGGCGCCCGCGGAAGGTGCCCTGCCCCGCCCCGACGCCATCCTGCTCAATGGAGGTGTCTTCAACTCGCCCCAGCTGGCCGCCCGGCTGGTGGAGGCGGTGAGCGCGTGGTGGCCGGGGACTCCGCGCATCCGGCTGCTGAAGCACGAGTCGCTGGAGCTGGCGGTGGCACGTGGCGCGGCCTACTACGGGCTGGTGCGGCGCGGGCACGGCCTGAAGATTGGCGGCGGCGCGGCGCGTGCGTACTACGTGGCCCTGCAGCGCCCGGCGGACAGCTCGGAGCAGCCGGTGCTGTGCCTCATCCCCCGAGGCTTCGAGGAGGGCAACCAGGTCGACATCGGCGAGCGCTCCTTCACGCTGACGCTGGGGCGGCCGGTGCAGTTCACGCTGTACTCCACCACGAGCGACCGCATCGACAAGCCGGGCGACGTGGTGCCGCTGACGGAGGAGCTGAAGCCACTGCCGCCCATCCACACGGTGCTCAAAGGTGCCGCGGGGAAAACGGCGGAGGTGCCGGTGCACCTGCAGGCGGGGCTCACGGAGATTGGCACGCTGGAGCTGTTCGCCGTGTCGAACGTGGCGGACGAGCGCTGGCGCCTGGAGTTCGAACTGCGGGGCACGAGCGGCGAGCGGGAGCTGACCGTCACCGAGTCCATGCCGGCGCGCTTCGCCGAGGCGAAGGAGAACGCCGAGCGGGTATACGGCAACAAGCCGCTGCCGATTGGCCCCAAGGACGTGAAGCAGCTGTCGCGCACGCTGGAGAAGGTGCTGGGTCCGCGCGAGACGTGGCGGGTGCCGGTGCTGCGCGAGCTGTGGAGCACGCTCTACGCAGGGGCGTCCAAGCGGCGGCGCACAGCGGACCATGAGCGGGTCTTCTACAGCCTGACGGGCTACACGCTGCGGCCGGGCTTCGGCTACCCGCTGGACCACTGGCGAGCGGAGCAGACATTCACGCTCTTCGAGCCGCTGGTGCAGCACCACATCGAGAAGTCGGTGTGGATCGAGTTCTGGGTGATGTGGCGGCGCATCGCGGGCGGCCTGAGCGAGGCGCAGCAGCGGAAGCTGTACGAGTACCTGAAGCCGCACCTGGCGAGGAAGGTGCCGCTGGATGCGCCGCAGCCGCAGGGCAAGCTCAAGGGCATCCAGCCCGAGGGCCTGGACGAGATGGTGCGCACGGCCGCGTCGCTGGAGCATCTGGAGCCGGGAGACAAGGCGGAGCTGGGCGGGTGGGTGGCGGCGCGGCTGAAGGCGGAGAACAAGAGCGGCGGTCCCTGGGCGTGGGCACTGGGACGGCTGGGGGCGCGAGTGCCCCTCTACGGCAGCAGCCACAAGGTGGTGGACGTGGAGGTGGCGGAGGCGTGGCTGTCACTGCTGCTGGAGCTGGATCTCAAGCGCATCGACGGGGCGCCGTTCGCGGCGGCACAGCTGGCGCGGCTGACGGGAGACCGGATGCGGGACATCAACCCCGAGCTGCGAGCCAAGACAGCCCAGGCGCTGAGAGCCGCGAAGGCAGCGGACACGTGGGTGCAGATGGTGACGGAAGTGGTGGCACTCGAAGCAGCGGACGAAGCGCGAGCGCTCGGCGACACCCTGCCCGCGGGCCTGCGCCTGTAG